In a genomic window of Streptomyces katrae:
- a CDS encoding NfeD family protein: MDIDAWVWWLIGAVGLGIPLVLTAMPEFGMFAVGAVAASVTAALGAGAVSQVLVFVIVSVALIAVVRPIANRHRDQRPQHRTGIEALKGRTAVVLERVDGSGGRIKLAGEIWSARTLDTHTSFEPGQSVDVVDIDGATAVVM, translated from the coding sequence GTGGACATCGACGCATGGGTGTGGTGGCTCATCGGCGCGGTCGGACTGGGCATCCCCCTCGTCCTGACCGCGATGCCGGAGTTCGGCATGTTCGCCGTCGGCGCCGTCGCCGCCTCCGTCACGGCGGCCCTCGGCGCCGGAGCGGTGAGCCAGGTCCTGGTCTTCGTCATCGTGTCGGTCGCACTGATCGCCGTCGTCCGGCCGATCGCCAACCGGCACCGCGACCAGCGGCCCCAACACCGCACCGGCATCGAGGCGTTGAAGGGCAGAACCGCCGTCGTCCTCGAACGGGTCGACGGCAGCGGCGGCCGCATCAAGCTCGCCGGCGAGATCTGGTCCGCCCGCACCCTGGACACGCACACCAGTTTCGAGCCCGGCCAGTCCGTCGACGTCGTGGACATCGACGGAGCGACCGCGGTCGTCATGTGA
- a CDS encoding ABC transporter ATP-binding protein, with protein sequence MSDVLELVDVSVVREGRALVDQVSWSVKEGERWVILGPNGAGKTTLLNLASSYLFPTKGSATILGSTLGKPGSDVFELRPRIGVAGIALADKLPKRQTVLQTVLTAAYGMTATWQEEYEEIDEQRARAFLDRLGMSDYLDRTFGTLSEGERKRTLIARALMTDPELLLLDEPAAGLDLGGREDLVRRLGRLARDPMAPSMVMVTHHVEEIAPGFTHVLMIRQGKVVTAGPIELELTSRNLSLCFGLPLVVERNDHDRWTAQGLPLR encoded by the coding sequence ATGAGCGATGTTCTGGAGCTGGTGGACGTATCCGTGGTCCGCGAGGGCCGGGCTCTGGTGGACCAGGTCTCCTGGTCGGTGAAGGAGGGGGAGCGCTGGGTCATCCTCGGCCCCAACGGCGCCGGCAAGACCACGCTGCTGAACCTCGCCTCCAGCTACCTCTTCCCCACCAAGGGCTCCGCCACCATCCTCGGCAGCACCCTGGGCAAGCCCGGCAGCGACGTCTTCGAGCTGCGCCCGCGCATCGGCGTCGCCGGCATCGCGCTCGCCGACAAGCTCCCCAAGCGGCAGACCGTCCTGCAGACCGTGCTCACCGCCGCCTACGGCATGACCGCGACCTGGCAGGAGGAGTACGAGGAGATCGACGAGCAGCGCGCCCGCGCCTTCCTCGACCGCCTGGGCATGTCCGACTACCTCGACCGCACGTTCGGCACCCTCTCCGAGGGCGAGCGCAAGCGCACCCTGATCGCCCGCGCCCTGATGACCGACCCCGAACTCCTCCTGCTCGACGAGCCCGCCGCCGGCCTCGACCTCGGCGGCCGCGAGGACCTCGTCCGCCGCCTCGGCCGCCTGGCCCGCGACCCCATGGCCCCCTCCATGGTCATGGTCACGCACCACGTCGAGGAGATCGCCCCCGGCTTCACGCACGTCCTGATGATCAGGCAGGGCAAGGTCGTCACCGCCGGCCCCATCGAGCTGGAGCTGACCTCCCGCAACCTCTCCCTCTGCTTCGGGCTCCCGCTCGTCGTCGAGCGCAACGACCACGACCGCTGGACCGCCCAGGGCCTGCCCCTCCGTTAG